The following coding sequences lie in one Pseudarthrobacter phenanthrenivorans Sphe3 genomic window:
- a CDS encoding Hsp70 family protein produces the protein MSYVLAIDVGTSFTAAAVARFDQGASSSPECLPLGLRGASVPSVLFYPEEGPVLVGEAAERRGLDSPARVVREFKRRVGDAVPLSVGALSLPAEDVFATMARWVADRAEEREGAPPSDIILTHPAAWGSHRTTLLKAALASKGLQDVTLVTEPEAAALHYASQVRVDEGSTIAVYDLGGGTFDTAVLRKAGTSRFELLGRPEGIENLGGADFDAAVLRYVAGHTGDVLATLDPADPGALAALARLQRECVEAKEALSADSEASISVLLPGFQQQVRLVRSEFEALIEEPLRETVDALEQSLADLQLQPADLSAVLLIGGSSRIPLVAQLISEQLDRPIAVDADPKSSICLGAAVAAVLARQAAAAAEAAAAAEAAAAVEPDEAAGHTPGRLASWSRKGTTAAGALAGSAPQGPGHGHPGHGTRGGAHAPKPSVRFTAIAAAAALFTVLSATAAQSPEGLSSLTAIFTPDAGASEDKGASASGAGGAGGGSGGQAAAGAGVEAQAPAKGIEAAAKKKDAGGAGLEVAASPTSKPTSSASGGKAAGEKAAGEKAAAGSDGTSAAPGSGTSTGTAPGTAAGTGDAAPGTTEPTGTPTGSTGTAGPTTPGTTDPVTQEPVPTTPAPVEPAPVDPAPTTPVEPVPEPVPTTPVAEPVPTTVEPAPVEPAPVEPAPVEPVPTQTQTTEAPPPPPPSETVAPVTPAEPVA, from the coding sequence ATGAGCTACGTTCTCGCCATCGATGTCGGGACCAGCTTCACAGCTGCTGCCGTTGCCCGTTTTGACCAAGGAGCGTCTTCTTCCCCCGAGTGCCTGCCGCTCGGACTCCGCGGTGCCTCGGTGCCCTCCGTGCTTTTTTACCCGGAGGAAGGCCCCGTCCTGGTGGGCGAAGCCGCGGAACGCCGCGGCCTCGACTCCCCGGCCCGGGTGGTGCGGGAATTCAAGCGCCGTGTGGGCGACGCCGTGCCGCTTTCCGTGGGCGCGCTGTCCTTGCCCGCCGAGGACGTCTTCGCCACCATGGCCCGGTGGGTGGCGGACCGCGCGGAAGAGCGCGAGGGGGCGCCGCCGTCGGACATCATCCTGACCCACCCTGCAGCCTGGGGCAGCCACCGGACCACCCTTTTGAAGGCCGCCCTGGCGTCCAAGGGCCTGCAGGACGTAACACTGGTGACCGAGCCGGAGGCGGCCGCCCTGCACTACGCTTCGCAGGTCCGCGTTGATGAGGGAAGCACCATTGCCGTCTACGACCTCGGCGGCGGAACCTTTGACACGGCGGTCCTGAGAAAGGCCGGCACCAGCCGCTTCGAACTGCTCGGCCGTCCGGAGGGCATTGAAAACCTCGGCGGGGCCGATTTCGACGCCGCCGTCCTGCGCTACGTCGCCGGGCATACCGGCGACGTCCTCGCCACCCTGGACCCCGCCGACCCGGGTGCCCTGGCGGCCCTTGCAAGGCTGCAGCGCGAATGCGTGGAGGCAAAGGAGGCGCTCTCCGCGGACAGCGAAGCCAGTATCTCCGTGCTCCTCCCCGGATTCCAGCAACAGGTGCGCCTGGTCCGTTCCGAATTCGAGGCGCTCATCGAAGAGCCCCTGCGGGAGACCGTGGACGCACTGGAACAGTCGCTGGCAGACCTCCAGCTGCAGCCCGCAGACCTTTCCGCCGTGCTCCTGATCGGCGGCTCATCACGGATTCCCTTGGTGGCCCAACTGATTTCGGAGCAGCTGGACCGTCCCATCGCCGTGGACGCGGACCCCAAGTCCTCCATCTGCCTGGGAGCTGCCGTGGCAGCGGTGCTCGCGAGGCAGGCCGCCGCCGCTGCCGAAGCCGCGGCGGCCGCGGAAGCAGCGGCCGCCGTCGAGCCTGATGAGGCGGCCGGGCACACGCCGGGGCGGCTGGCCAGTTGGTCCCGGAAGGGCACGACGGCGGCCGGAGCGTTGGCAGGGTCCGCGCCGCAGGGCCCGGGGCACGGCCATCCCGGGCACGGCACGCGGGGCGGTGCGCACGCACCCAAGCCCAGCGTACGGTTCACCGCCATCGCTGCTGCTGCGGCTTTGTTCACCGTTCTGTCCGCTACGGCAGCACAGAGTCCCGAGGGCCTGAGCAGCCTGACTGCCATTTTTACGCCGGACGCGGGCGCAAGCGAAGACAAGGGTGCCTCAGCCAGCGGTGCCGGCGGTGCCGGCGGAGGGTCGGGCGGACAGGCAGCAGCCGGAGCGGGAGTGGAGGCCCAGGCACCGGCCAAGGGCATCGAGGCGGCCGCAAAGAAAAAGGACGCGGGAGGGGCCGGCCTGGAAGTGGCTGCTTCGCCCACCAGCAAGCCGACCTCCAGCGCATCCGGGGGGAAGGCCGCCGGGGAGAAAGCGGCGGGGGAGAAGGCTGCGGCGGGATCCGACGGCACCAGCGCCGCGCCCGGGTCAGGCACCAGCACGGGTACCGCGCCGGGCACCGCTGCCGGAACGGGCGATGCGGCCCCAGGAACGACGGAGCCCACAGGAACGCCGACCGGAAGCACCGGCACTGCCGGACCGACAACGCCCGGCACCACGGACCCCGTGACCCAGGAGCCTGTACCAACTACGCCCGCACCTGTGGAACCGGCACCCGTGGACCCTGCCCCCACCACACCGGTGGAGCCCGTTCCGGAGCCGGTACCCACCACGCCCGTTGCGGAGCCTGTTCCCACTACCGTGGAACCGGCACCCGTGGAGCCCGCGCCGGTGGAGCCTGCGCCGGTGGAGCCGGTTCCTACCCAGACCCAGACCACGGAGGCGCCCCCGCCTCCACCCCCGTCCGAGACGGTCGCCCCGGTCACGCCTGCCGAACCGGTGGCGTGA